One Pirellulales bacterium genomic window carries:
- a CDS encoding tetratricopeptide repeat protein, with amino-acid sequence MDGRTFKEFLSLPVNPDEIWQGGVATLADLTGIPAAEAPSRIGLILWRGVPSELIHAQPVMADADDAFDQFVDAMLELSERHEFPYRPAQIDCNDRQFADALNRRLAESGTVVHYRAKMGDWTTVVRELAEHVQSVASPSLPSLPSLREAGCSDDQLREYAAAAAEFYRAKLWEVLDDADLIKIETPRPPRLMKHAVVLGAGAQSYGLGFYQDDEDHYGLMAQEIDPRQMSLFSFVYESPADAASEDVELWKELDLPLETGEAFPDANLFLPAGPRRPTPIEIDFLTIVLRGLAQTSEEELDSRCWTKWIQLSGKRRKCAFSIPNLVDPPDRAEWIRRGKMPDRRSHEIHFRRVQEFIDSVGGDLDIDELNEAINAQFTGRRLDDFELPRNTPAERAEALYQDALGCFGRRRVLLAREALTKDPNHIEAAILVAESTRAVDARIEMFRNAKQSAATALGKDMEELAGQFWGFHETRPFMRACEGLAVALADAGQLSDAIEQYREMLTLNPNDNQGVRYELVPLLIEQDRDAEAVEVLDQYPEGSALWLYMKALVEFRGGGSSPKAKKAIRAAFKGNDHVMKLLLSDEPPMMPEAYALGSPEEAAICLQHLRPAWEETDRFLEWMFQEYFAWERERAERLRDRRRKQNAKKSKRKRRR; translated from the coding sequence ATGGACGGCCGAACGTTCAAGGAGTTTCTGTCGCTGCCGGTCAATCCGGACGAGATATGGCAGGGCGGCGTCGCCACGTTGGCTGATTTGACGGGGATTCCGGCCGCTGAGGCGCCCAGCCGGATCGGCCTCATCTTGTGGCGGGGCGTGCCGAGCGAGTTGATCCACGCCCAGCCCGTCATGGCGGACGCCGATGACGCCTTCGACCAGTTCGTCGACGCCATGCTCGAGCTGTCGGAAAGACACGAGTTTCCCTACCGGCCCGCGCAGATCGACTGCAACGATCGCCAGTTTGCCGACGCCTTGAATCGGCGCTTGGCTGAATCAGGAACCGTCGTGCACTACCGAGCCAAGATGGGCGACTGGACTACGGTCGTCAGGGAACTGGCCGAGCACGTCCAATCGGTCGCGTCGCCATCGCTGCCGTCGTTGCCGTCGCTCCGGGAAGCGGGATGCAGCGACGACCAGTTGCGAGAATATGCCGCAGCGGCCGCCGAGTTCTACCGGGCCAAGCTGTGGGAAGTGCTGGACGACGCTGACCTGATCAAAATTGAAACGCCTAGGCCGCCCCGCCTTATGAAGCACGCCGTCGTTCTCGGCGCAGGAGCGCAGAGCTACGGACTTGGCTTCTACCAAGACGACGAGGACCACTACGGCCTGATGGCCCAAGAGATCGATCCTCGGCAGATGAGCTTGTTCAGCTTCGTCTACGAGAGCCCCGCCGATGCGGCGTCGGAAGACGTCGAGCTATGGAAGGAACTCGACCTGCCGCTGGAAACCGGAGAGGCGTTTCCCGATGCCAATCTTTTTTTGCCGGCTGGACCTCGCCGACCGACGCCCATCGAAATCGACTTCCTGACGATCGTGCTCAGAGGCCTCGCCCAGACGTCCGAAGAGGAGTTGGACTCCAGATGCTGGACCAAGTGGATTCAGTTGTCAGGCAAACGTCGCAAGTGCGCATTCTCCATCCCCAATCTGGTCGATCCGCCTGATCGCGCCGAGTGGATTCGGCGGGGCAAGATGCCCGACCGCCGAAGCCATGAGATCCATTTCCGCCGCGTGCAGGAATTCATCGACTCCGTCGGCGGCGACCTGGATATCGACGAGTTGAACGAGGCAATTAACGCTCAGTTCACGGGCCGCAGGCTGGATGACTTCGAACTGCCCCGCAATACGCCTGCCGAGCGTGCGGAAGCTCTCTACCAGGATGCACTGGGATGCTTCGGCCGACGACGGGTGCTGTTGGCTCGGGAGGCGCTGACCAAGGACCCGAACCACATTGAAGCCGCCATTCTGGTTGCCGAGTCAACGCGGGCGGTCGACGCCCGGATCGAAATGTTCCGGAACGCCAAGCAATCGGCGGCCACGGCGCTGGGCAAAGACATGGAGGAATTGGCGGGCCAATTCTGGGGATTCCACGAGACGCGGCCCTTCATGCGCGCTTGCGAGGGCCTGGCGGTCGCATTGGCCGATGCCGGTCAGCTCAGCGACGCGATCGAACAGTACCGAGAGATGCTCACGCTCAACCCCAACGACAACCAGGGCGTGCGGTACGAGCTTGTTCCGTTGCTGATCGAACAGGACCGCGACGCCGAAGCCGTCGAGGTGCTCGACCAGTACCCAGAAGGGTCGGCCTTGTGGTTGTACATGAAGGCGCTCGTCGAGTTCCGCGGCGGCGGGAGCTCCCCCAAGGCCAAAAAGGCGATTCGCGCGGCCTTCAAGGGCAACGACCACGTAATGAAGCTGTTGCTGTCCGACGAACCGCCGATGATGCCCGAGGCCTACGCCCTCGGCAGTCCCGAGGAGGCGGCGATCTGCCTGCAGCACCTCCGACCGGCGTGGGAGGAAACCGATCGCTTTCTGGAGTGGATGTTCCAGGAGTACTTCGCGTGGGAGCGAGAGCGGGCCGAGAGACTTCGAGACCGCAGACGCAAGCAGAACGCCAAGAAATCGAAGCGAAAGCGCCGGCGATAA
- a CDS encoding HlyD family efflux transporter periplasmic adaptor subunit, translating into MRSLGRKLLLGLLVAAVAAALVYGLMPAPVEVDMAAVTRGDIRDTVDQDGKTRIRERYVVSAPLGGRLLRIDLDPGDEIESGETLLAIIEPRDPDLLDARTVLQAEAAVRAAESKLKRMAPLLEEAIANQTLAETELRRARDARRQTPQAVSESEVDAKLMTYQARSALVRSAQYAEDIAQFELDQARAALLRSRPGGATAKELLAAEANGDTNLRILAPIDGRVLRILQESSAVVAPGANLLELGDPTDLEVEIDVLSRDAVRIKPGAEVLLEHWGGPKPLHGQVRLVEPSAFTKISTLGVEEQRVNVIVDLVDPPEERAALGDGFRVEARIVAAEAKDVIKAPTSALFRVGDQWAVFQVVEGIAREKLVKIGLHNGLEAEVVAGLAPGDMVVVHPGDNVADGAAVVPR; encoded by the coding sequence ATGCGAAGTCTCGGTCGTAAACTGCTGCTTGGTCTGCTCGTCGCGGCGGTCGCGGCGGCGCTGGTCTACGGTCTGATGCCGGCGCCGGTCGAGGTCGACATGGCCGCCGTCACCCGCGGCGACATCCGCGATACGGTCGACCAAGACGGCAAGACGCGCATCCGCGAGCGATATGTCGTCTCGGCCCCGCTGGGGGGACGGCTGCTGCGGATCGATCTCGACCCGGGGGACGAGATCGAATCGGGCGAGACGCTGCTGGCGATCATCGAGCCCCGCGACCCCGACTTGCTCGACGCCCGCACCGTGCTGCAGGCCGAGGCGGCGGTCCGCGCCGCCGAGTCGAAGCTCAAGCGGATGGCGCCCCTGCTGGAGGAGGCGATCGCCAATCAGACGCTCGCCGAGACCGAGTTGCGTCGGGCGCGCGACGCCCGTCGGCAAACCCCGCAAGCCGTCAGCGAGAGCGAAGTCGACGCCAAGCTGATGACGTATCAAGCCCGCTCGGCGCTGGTGCGCAGCGCCCAATATGCGGAGGACATCGCCCAGTTTGAACTCGATCAGGCCCGCGCCGCGCTGCTGCGATCGCGTCCCGGCGGAGCGACTGCCAAGGAGTTGCTCGCCGCCGAGGCCAATGGCGACACGAACCTGCGGATCCTCGCCCCGATCGACGGGCGGGTGCTGCGCATCCTGCAGGAGAGCAGCGCCGTGGTCGCTCCGGGGGCGAACTTGCTCGAGCTCGGCGACCCGACCGACCTGGAAGTCGAGATCGACGTCCTGTCGCGCGACGCGGTGCGGATCAAGCCGGGCGCCGAGGTCCTCTTGGAACACTGGGGCGGCCCCAAGCCGCTGCATGGTCAAGTCCGTCTCGTCGAGCCCTCGGCCTTCACGAAGATCTCGACCCTGGGCGTCGAGGAGCAGCGCGTCAACGTGATTGTCGACCTAGTCGACCCGCCCGAGGAGCGGGCCGCGTTGGGGGACGGCTTCCGCGTCGAGGCCCGGATCGTCGCCGCCGAGGCGAAGGACGTGATCAAAGCGCCCACCAGCGCCCTGTTCCGCGTCGGCGACCAGTGGGCCGTGTTCCAGGTCGTCGAAGGGATCGCCCGCGAGAAGCTCGTGAAGATCGGCCTGCACAACGGACTGGAAGCCGAGGTCGTCGCGGGCCTCGCACCCGGCGACATGGTCGTCGTTCACCCAGGCGACAACGTGGCCGACGGAGCGGCGGTCGTGCCCCGGTAA